From one Brachypodium distachyon strain Bd21 chromosome 4, Brachypodium_distachyon_v3.0, whole genome shotgun sequence genomic stretch:
- the LOC100845230 gene encoding pentatricopeptide repeat-containing protein At3g09040, mitochondrial translates to MVPRQLLFLLLHPRKPQVSMPPSHLHAQLLKLGMSGDTFTANHLLIAYSRTGLLKNALGVFDEMPHRNLVSWTAMVSGSARGGASQLGLGLFVSMVRSGFLPNEFALASALRATASCHDGLRLGLSLHGVAVKVGVGGDPFAGSSLLLMYANHGRVADAEGAFAEVRRRDLACWNAMLEGYVSNGCGHEAMRAVVLMRRCDMFTYVSAVKACLITGESDFGRQLHGCVIHNMFEPDTSVMNVLVDMYFRAGLKDVAMAVFRRILRKDTISWNTVISGFAHDEDDREVLGCFADMSRSGCKPNEVTLSVMLRLCAAKENASLGLQIFGLAYCHGYSENVLVANAVINMLSRCGLLNSADGFFCNLRFRNIVTWNEMIAGYGLYSYSEDAMRLFRSMVCFGERPDEFTYSAVLSAFQEAHEPRNHEQVHASILKQGITSRQFVSTSLIKAKAVFGSVQSALKIMEDTGKMDLVSWGVVISAFLKHGLNNEVMSLFDLFRGDSMNRADEFILATVLNACANAALLRQCRRVHSLVIRTGHSNHFCVASALVDAYAKCGGIASAKSAFADVSSGSGDAILYNTMLTAYANHGLINEALSLYEDMARAQLVPTPATFVALVSACSNFGLVEQGKILFSLMLSEEHGIHPTRANYATLVDLLARKGFLHEAKDIIEVMPLHPWPSVWRSLMNGCRIHGNMELGVLAAEQILSMTPSSDGAYVSLSNVFADDGEWHLAEEARKMMAENQVRKVHAYSRIEV, encoded by the coding sequence ATGGTTCCTCGTcagcttctttttcttcttctccaccctcgcaAGCCCCAGGTCTCCATGCCAccgtcgcacctccacgcGCAGCTCCTCAAGCTCGGCATGTCCGGCGACACCTTCACCGCCAACCACCTGCTCATCGCCTACTCCAGAACGGGGCTCCTCAAGAACGCGCTGGgcgtgttcgacgaaatgccgCACAGGAACCTGGTCTCCTGGACCGCCATGGTGTCCGGctcggcgcgcggcggcgcgtctCAGCTGGGGCTCGGGCTGTTTGTCTCCATGGTGAGGAGCGGATTCTTGCCCAACGAGTTCGCCCTCGCCAGCGCGCTCCGTGCCACCGCTTCTTGTCACGACGGGCTCCGGCTTGGCCTTTCGCTCCACGGCGTCGCGGTGAAAGTCGGCGTGGGTGGGGATCCTTTCGCCGGGAGCTCGCTGCTGCTCATGTATGCCAACCACGGCCGCGTTGCTGATGCCGAGGGCGCGTTCGCGGAGGTGCGGCGCAGGGACCTGGCTTGCTGGAACGCGATGCTGGAGGGATATGTCTCCAATGGTTGTGGGCACGAGGCGATGAGGGCGGTGGTTCTGATGCGCCGGTGTGACATGTTCACCTACGTTTCGGCTGTCAAGGCATGTTTGATCACCGGGGAGTCGGATTTTGGGCGGCAGCTTCACGGGTGTGTCATTCACAACATGTTTGAGCCCGATACCTCCGTGATGAATGTGCTTGTTGATATGTATTTCAGAGCCGGGCTGAAGGACGTTGCCATGGCAGTCTTTCGCAGGATTCTGCGAAAGGACACGATTTCTTGGAATACAGTGATATCCGGTTTCGCGCATGATGAAGACGACAGGGAAGTTCTAGGCTGCTTTGCTGACATGTCACGGTCAGGTTGTAAGCCCAATGAAGTCACTTTGTCTGTCATGCTGAGACTCTGTGCTGCTAAAGAGAACGCCTCACTTGGTCTTCAGATCTTTGGCCTTGCCTATTGTCATGGCTACTCTGAAAATGTTCTCGTAGCGAATGCAGTTATCAACATGCTATCTAGATGTGGATTACTCAACTCTGCAGATGGCTTCTTCTGTAACCTCAGGTTCAGAAACATCGTGACATGGAACGAGATGATTGCAGGATATGGTTTGTACAGCTATTCTGAAGATGCGATGAGGCTCTTCCGCAGCATGGTTTGCTTCGGTGAAAGACCGGATGAGTTCACCTATTCAGCTGTTTTGTCTGCCTTCCAAGAAGCTCATGAACCAAGGAACCATGAGCAAGTCCACGCAAGTATTCTGAAACAAGGTATCACTTCAAGGCAGTTTGTGTCAACTTCACTGATCAAGGCAAAGGCAGTGTTTGGATCGGTTCAGAGCGCGCTGAAAATCATGGAGGACACTGGCAAGATGGATTTGGTGTCATGGGGAGTCGTGATATCAGCATTCCTGAAGCATGGCCTGAACAATGAAGTCATGTCCCTTTTCGATTTGTTCAGAGGTGACTCCATGAATAGAGCTGACGAGTTCATCCTCGCAACAGTCCTGAATGCCTGCGCAAATGCTGCATTGCTCAGGCAGTGCAGACGCGTCCATTCACTTGTTATCAGGACAGGGCACAGCAATCACTTCTGTGTGGCGAGTGCTCTAGTCGATGCCTACGCAAAGTGCGGTGGCATAGCCTCTGCAAAGAGCGCTTTTGCCGATGTATCATCAGGAAGTGGTGATGCCATACTGTACAACACCATGCTGACAGCTTATGCTAACCATGGCCTGATCAACGAAGCCCTGAGTCTGTATGAAGATATGGCACGAGCTCAATTGGTCCCAACTCCAGCCACGTTTGTTGCCCTTGTTTCAGCATGCAGCAACTTCGGGCTAGTGGAGCAGGGGAAGATTCTATTCAGCCTCATGCTGTCCGAAGAACATGGCATTCATCCTACAAGAGCCAACTATGCCACCTTAGTTGATCTCCTGGCACGGAAAGGGTTCCTTCATGAGGCGAAAGATATCATTGAGGTAATGCCACTCCATCCATGGCCTTCGGTCTGGAGGTCTCTGATGAACGGTTGTCGGATCCATGGGAACATGGAACTTGGTGTGCTTGCAGCAGAGCAGATCCTGAGTATGACACCGAGCAGCGATGGCGCCTATGTTTCGCTGTCAAATGTCTTCGCTGATGATGGAGAGTGGCATTTGGCAGAAGAGGCCAGGAAGATGATGGCTGAGAATCAAGTCCGGAAGGTGCATGCGTATAGCAGGATTGAGGTTTAG